Genomic window (Lewinellaceae bacterium):
AGTATTTTATAATGCGATACGCACCTCATATACGCTCTCAACCCCCAATTTGTTACATAGATAGGGGAAAAATTATAAAAATTAAAATTTGTAGTGCAGGGAAAGCTGGAGGCTGGAGTTGAAGTGTTTTGCGTTGTCCTGAAACGCCTGGCCCTGGCTCAGGTCCAGCAAGCCCTGGGTGTAGCGGGCGTCCAGAGACCAATGGCGGTTGAGAACCCATTCCAGGCCAGCCGCCACTCCCAGGTCAAACCGGCGGAGGCCCGGTTCGTTGCTTCCGTAAGCCCTGCCCTGCCCGGAATTGCTGGTGGGCGCAATTGCTGCCTGGTTGTCCTGACGGGAAGTGAAAGAGACGTTTTCCAGGATAAGGGCCGGACGGGCGCCCGCCACCAGGTTCCAGGAGGGGCTTAGCCGGTATTTAGCCATCATTGGCATTTCAAGAGACAGGTATTTTTTGTCGGCAATACCTCTGGAAGCCTGGTCGAAAAAGTAACCATTGTTGGATTCCAGCCTCGTGGTTTGCTCATAAGCAACCAGCAGGTTGTCTACGTATTTTACCTGAGCTTCAGCCTGTATCGCCCAGCGCGGGCTGAGGCGAACGCCGGCGAATAAGCCGCCGAAGGGATAGGCGGAAGAGCCTCCATCTTTCAAGCTAATCATTGACAAGTTGCCGCCCAGGAGGAAGCCGGCGAAGAACCGGCCAGGCTGCTGGATTTCCGAGGCATTATGTTCAATGGACGGGGCAGCCGTTTGCTGTTTTATGAGGTTCTCCTGCCACAGCGGGAGGCGGGGAAGCAACGCCATTGGAAGGCGAGAAGGAGCGAAGGCTTCAATCTCTGGTGCGGGCTGTTCTGAACTATGATCAATAACAAAAACAGGATTTTTCTCGGCAAGAGGCGGGGCGAAGTTTCCTGCCTGAGCGGCGTTGTGCTTTTTCGCTAAAGCAACAGGCGCGGCGGCAGATAGAGGGGCCTGCCCGCTTTGAACCTCAAACCCAGAACTTTGAACTTTCTCCGGCGGCGGGATGCCATCCATGCCGGAATTCCCCGCCGTTATAGCAGAATCCAAAGGAACTGCTTTCGCCTCGGCGGCCCCGCGCAACGGGATGGGAAAAGCGCCGAGTTCATCCGGCATGGAGGGAAGGCCATACCAGGCGCCCGCCAGATAGCCTGCCACAGCAGCAGCCAGGACCAGGAACAGCCGCGCTCTTTTCCTGGCCCTGGCGGGGCGGGCCGCCTTGTCCAGCAATTGCGCCATATCCTGCCATTCTCCTTCCGGGTTGCCTCCTGGCTGGTATTGCCGGATCTTCCGGCCGAACTTTTCCCAAAATTTATCGTGATGGCTCATGATGCTATCCTTGATGATTGATTGCTATCCGTTAAAGATGATAGTTTTGAAGCAATCGCTTCAGTTCCTGCTTGGCGGAGGAAAGATGCCAACGGGATGTTCCTTCGCTCATTCCCAGTTGTTCGGCGATTTCCGCGTGTTTAAACCCTTCGACAACGTACAACGAGAAGACAGCCCGGGTCATGGGCGCCAGCTTTTGCAGCATGGCCAGCAAGTCTTCCGCTGCGATCTTGTCCAAAACAGAAGAAGGAATGGCCACCTCCGCCGCGTCGTCCAAAGAGGCCGTCCGCCTTTTTTTTGCCTTGCGGACGTGGTCAATGCAGGTATTGACCGCAATCCGGTTGATCCAGGCCGGGAAAGCCTGGTAATCCTGGCATTGGTGCAAAGACTGAAATGCCTTTAAGAAAGCCTGGTTGACCAGGCTTTTGGCCTGGTCGTGGTCGGTGGCATAACGCAGGCAAATGGCAAAGAGAGGGTTATAGAACTGCTGATACAGTTGCTGCTGAGCCTGCCGCTCCCCGGATTTGCAGGCGTCGATAATAGCGGGGAGTCCCGGTGTTTCCTTTTTGCGTTCTACCACCACAGAAATTGGTGTCAGCCTGGCAAAATTTTTAGCCATTGCTTCCGTTTTACGGCCTTTATCCCAAATGACGAATAGGGCGCGCAAAACGTTGGGGCATTGCCGGGCATTTTCTTTCAAAGAAGCAGGAAAGCGATCAGAAATGCAAAAAAACTCAATGCCAGGCCCCCGACAAAAACGCGGTAGGCATAGGTCAGGAGGCGGTACTTTTTCTGCAGTACTTCCCCCAGGTTGTAGAGGTCGCGGGAGAGGTCGTCGTAGAGAATGGCCTGGTCTTCTTTCAAATCCCGAAGATAACCGACGAATTCATCCTTCGGGATTTTCAGGAAATTGCCGAAATACAACAGGCTTACCCGGTGTTCCCTTACGTCCTCCGGGGTGAATTCCTGCCCGGAAACCTTGGGCATGGCGGAAAACACGGCAAAAGAAATAGCGGTGAGCGAGGTCAGCATAAGAAGTAAGACGGGAACAATAAATTTGAGGTTGTCGCCGATCGCCTGCTGGGAAAGCGAAAAACCGGCGCTGGCCGCCGTAATCAGGATGGACAGCACCAGGGTGTTGATGCTGATGATCATATTGGCCTTGCCGTCGGCAATGGAACTCAGGTTGATGTGATTGCGCAAAGTAACGCGGTAGATGGTGTCCACTCCCCTGCCAAATTCCTTGCCCGTCTTTTTGCGAATGGACATTTTCCGGGCTTTTGTCAGATTCTCCTTATGGCCGGCGATATTTTTATTCTTGCGCCTGGAAAACGCCTCCTGCGCCCAGATGGTGTGAAATTTTGTGGACATCTGCAAATCCAGCAGCTTGCGGTTCCATTCCAGCAAACTGTACTGTTCTCCGGAAACCCGCTCTTCCTCCAGGCGCAACAATTGGCCTCTCCTGCCAAATCGCTTCCTGCCCAAAAAGGAGCAGTTGGCATCATGCAATATTTTCTCCGGTATCGTATCCGGTATATGGTCGTGGCGGGTACTTCGAATCAACTGTTCGACGGCCTGAATTTGTTCTTCTTTCAGCCCCTTTTCCGCCATAAACCGGCGGGCAACGGCGGCGCTTCGTTCCTCATGCCCTTCTGCTCCTTCTGAATAACCGACATCGTGAAACCAGGCTGCCAGCCTCAAAAGCAAGGCCTCTTCGCTGGCCAGTTCCGCCTTTTTAGCCAAAAGGCCGCTAATCTCCGCGACTTCCTCGGCGTGGTCATAGTCGTGGAAAGTGTACTCAGCCGGGAGGTGTTCCGTGAGGTAGTCATATACGTATTTCCGGGCGTCCTGGAGAATTGCTTTATCCATTTTTGTCAAGTCCGCATGATAGAAAAGGCTAATATACAAATATAACCTCTCCCCTTCTACAAAGGATTCTGATTTTGGCGTTCCAACTCCTTTACAGCTTCGGCAGGGAAGATCAGGCGCCCGGTTTCTTTAGTGCTTTTGGTGTCTTTGCCGGTTTTTTGGAGAATCTTAAAGGCCGTTTTGGTGTCCATATCGGGGTCCAGGCTCTTGAGCAGGCCAATAAGGCCGGAAACGTAGGGGGTGGCCATGGAGGTGCCATTGAAGGCGCTGTACCGCCCGTTGGGTATGGTGGAGTAGATGTTGACCCCCGGTGCGGCTATACCCATCTTGAGGTCCGTAATATAGTTGGAAAAGACCGCCCGGTTGAGCGCTTCATCCAACGCGCTGACGGCAATCACTCCGGGAACGCCGGCGGGGGCAAAGCTTTTGGCATTGCGGTTGGAGTTGCCGGCGGCGGCAACGACGATCGCTCCTTTCTGGTTGGCGTAATCCACCGCTTTCTGGTAAGCCCGTTCTTTGGTTTGATTGGACAGGCCGCCCAGAGAGAGGGAGATGACATCTACGCCGGCATCCGCCGCTTCCAGGATGCCTTGGATAATGGTGCGCTGCGACCCCATCCCGGAAGCGCTGAGCACCTTGATGCTGGTGACCTGAACGAAGCTGTTGTCCCTGGAAAGAGAGGCCACCCCTACCCCATTATTGGAAACGGCGGCGGCTATTCCCGCACAATGCGTGCCGTGCCCTTTGGGGTCGTCGTCATAGGCGGATTTGGTGGAGTGGAAGTTGCCCTTGAGGTCCTCGTGCTGGGCGTCTACCCCGGTATCCAGGATGGCGATGAGGGCTTTGCGCCGGGGCTTGAGTTCACTGGCTTCCATGTATTCGAAAAGCTTGTCCACCTCCATAGCTTCAAAGCCCCACAGGTGCTCCAGGCCCGGGTCGTTTATGCCAAATTTTTTGTTGATGCCGGGCAAATTGCGGGCAGGTTCAGGATCAACGGACACCGTTTCATTCGGCTCCACCCAATCCACTGTGCTAACGGTTTGCAACTCCCGGATGATCTCGTCCAGCCGGTTGGCATATTGCTGCGGCACGTCCACGGCAAAATAATCGTCCAGTTCGGTTGCTTCCGGAAAGGCCGGGGTGAATGCCCGTTCTAACTTGAGGCCATATTTGCGCACCAGAGTGGCCAGGGACTCTTCTCCGGAACCTTCCGCCAGTTCCACCAGCAATTCGCCGGACGGGTCGCAAGCCGCCTGGCCGGGAGCGTCCTGAGAAAAAGTATTCGCCATAAAGCCCTTATAATACCAGCCGAAAGCGGCGAGCGCAGCCACGCTGCCCAACAGCAGCAAGCGCTTATTGTTGGCCAGCAACTGAAACGCAAGCCCAAAGGCGGACATAGCCATCAGGTCCCGGAACAGAGTGCCCAATTTTGTGCCCAGGGTGGCATCAGCCAACAGGACCGACAAGGCGTAAATGCCCAGCGCCCCGAAAAAAGAAAATTGAAAGCGTTTGCTTTTTGCGTCATCTGCCTGGTACAAAAACCAAAGCGCAAGGCTTGCAAGAGCGCCTGAAAATGCCAGAGGATAAATCATAATTCGCCTGTTTTCCTTCCGTGATAAAATACCTTTAAAAATACCGAAAAATTCCCAAAGAAGTCGAAAATTTGGGCCAAAAGCGGGAATTTCCCGGCGAGCGGAGAAAGGAAGCGAAGTGCCGGCAGTGAAATAGCGAGGCACTAGTCATTAGTTTTGCTATTATCAGGCGGCCTGCTGCCAGTCTTCTTGCTGGCCTTGGGGCATTTCTGCCGTACCTTGTATAAACCTAGGTACGGCAGAAACTCCTTCCCGAGTGAAGGCCTCCTGGGCGGCAGAAATGACATCCAGCTGGGTAGGGTGCTGCTTGAGGCGGTACCAGGGCCTATATTTTTTCAGGTCCAGTTGCCGTTTTTCGAAGTAACGTACGAACCATAGCGTCCGGCAAGCAGCCATTAAGATACGAAAAGTATTCACGCCATAAATACGGTCCAGGTTGCGGCATTGATCCTTGCCCAGGCCATAGTAAGCATAGCCGTCGCGGATATCGATTTCCACCTCCCAGCGCTGCGAATAATGCTGCAGGACCTGGGCTTCGGTTAAGGAGGTATCCGTAGAGAAAAAGGCTTCCAGCTCTTTTTTTCCCGAGCGCTTGTCAGCCGGCAGGCCGCCCTTTCGCCAAACGGCAACGACTTTGACGGGCACGCCCGGCAGGATGCTGTGCCATATCCCGACGACGGTTTTAACCCAGGCGCCTTCTTCTTCGGGGTGCGGTATCCAGCCTTCATCCTGCTGCATCCATTCCTGCGGGGTACCCAAGTCTTTGCCCTTCTCGGTAGGCCGGCCGCGGTTGTCCTTTTTGGGCCTGGGCCGCAGGCCGAGCAAGCGGCTGTTGACCGGAAAGCGGCCGTCTACTTCGACATTGTCAGGCAAGCCCCGCAAGAACTTTTTGGTGGAATACCCGCCGTCGGCTTTGAGGATAAAACGGCGGTGGGGCAATACCCCTACAATGAAATCGATGATATGCCGGGCCAGGGCGCTGCGGGGATGGAAG
Coding sequences:
- a CDS encoding PorT family protein, which encodes MSHHDKFWEKFGRKIRQYQPGGNPEGEWQDMAQLLDKAARPARARKRARLFLVLAAAVAGYLAGAWYGLPSMPDELGAFPIPLRGAAEAKAVPLDSAITAGNSGMDGIPPPEKVQSSGFEVQSGQAPLSAAAPVALAKKHNAAQAGNFAPPLAEKNPVFVIDHSSEQPAPEIEAFAPSRLPMALLPRLPLWQENLIKQQTAAPSIEHNASEIQQPGRFFAGFLLGGNLSMISLKDGGSSAYPFGGLFAGVRLSPRWAIQAEAQVKYVDNLLVAYEQTTRLESNNGYFFDQASRGIADKKYLSLEMPMMAKYRLSPSWNLVAGARPALILENVSFTSRQDNQAAIAPTSNSGQGRAYGSNEPGLRRFDLGVAAGLEWVLNRHWSLDARYTQGLLDLSQGQAFQDNAKHFNSSLQLSLHYKF
- a CDS encoding RNA polymerase sigma factor; the protein is MAKNFARLTPISVVVERKKETPGLPAIIDACKSGERQAQQQLYQQFYNPLFAICLRYATDHDQAKSLVNQAFLKAFQSLHQCQDYQAFPAWINRIAVNTCIDHVRKAKKRRTASLDDAAEVAIPSSVLDKIAAEDLLAMLQKLAPMTRAVFSLYVVEGFKHAEIAEQLGMSEGTSRWHLSSAKQELKRLLQNYHL
- a CDS encoding HD domain-containing protein, giving the protein MDKAILQDARKYVYDYLTEHLPAEYTFHDYDHAEEVAEISGLLAKKAELASEEALLLRLAAWFHDVGYSEGAEGHEERSAAVARRFMAEKGLKEEQIQAVEQLIRSTRHDHIPDTIPEKILHDANCSFLGRKRFGRRGQLLRLEEERVSGEQYSLLEWNRKLLDLQMSTKFHTIWAQEAFSRRKNKNIAGHKENLTKARKMSIRKKTGKEFGRGVDTIYRVTLRNHINLSSIADGKANMIISINTLVLSILITAASAGFSLSQQAIGDNLKFIVPVLLLMLTSLTAISFAVFSAMPKVSGQEFTPEDVREHRVSLLYFGNFLKIPKDEFVGYLRDLKEDQAILYDDLSRDLYNLGEVLQKKYRLLTYAYRVFVGGLALSFFAFLIAFLLL
- a CDS encoding S8 family serine peptidase; its protein translation is MIYPLAFSGALASLALWFLYQADDAKSKRFQFSFFGALGIYALSVLLADATLGTKLGTLFRDLMAMSAFGLAFQLLANNKRLLLLGSVAALAAFGWYYKGFMANTFSQDAPGQAACDPSGELLVELAEGSGEESLATLVRKYGLKLERAFTPAFPEATELDDYFAVDVPQQYANRLDEIIRELQTVSTVDWVEPNETVSVDPEPARNLPGINKKFGINDPGLEHLWGFEAMEVDKLFEYMEASELKPRRKALIAILDTGVDAQHEDLKGNFHSTKSAYDDDPKGHGTHCAGIAAAVSNNGVGVASLSRDNSFVQVTSIKVLSASGMGSQRTIIQGILEAADAGVDVISLSLGGLSNQTKERAYQKAVDYANQKGAIVVAAAGNSNRNAKSFAPAGVPGVIAVSALDEALNRAVFSNYITDLKMGIAAPGVNIYSTIPNGRYSAFNGTSMATPYVSGLIGLLKSLDPDMDTKTAFKILQKTGKDTKSTKETGRLIFPAEAVKELERQNQNPL
- a CDS encoding transposase, encoding MESFMSSSFAKFITSLFARHFTAPSWQSFVLLAYGWALSRSRHTVANYIWLSGGTKYKHFSRFYVFFSRAFLRLADKLWIAVLLLLDSMLPPEAAIELTVDDTTRKKSGRKIQGASHYQNRAGSARQEYRTLWGINFVYVIASLYWHKGGKIFKLALPVGLRVYLKEKTAAELERPFHPRSALARHIIDFIVGVLPHRRFILKADGGYSTKKFLRGLPDNVEVDGRFPVNSRLLGLRPRPKKDNRGRPTEKGKDLGTPQEWMQQDEGWIPHPEEEGAWVKTVVGIWHSILPGVPVKVVAVWRKGGLPADKRSGKKELEAFFSTDTSLTEAQVLQHYSQRWEVEIDIRDGYAYYGLGKDQCRNLDRIYGVNTFRILMAACRTLWFVRYFEKRQLDLKKYRPWYRLKQHPTQLDVISAAQEAFTREGVSAVPRFIQGTAEMPQGQQEDWQQAA